Part of the Bacillus cereus group sp. RP43 genome is shown below.
AAGAGAATGTCTACAAACATCCCTTTCTTATATCCTCTCGTACCGCCTAGTAGTACGATAAAAATGTTTGATTCTGCTAAAGAAGAAACGGAACTAGATTTATCAAACCCTGATGGATAAGCGACTAGTTGTCCTTCGTTATACTTCAGCTTCGCTCGTACAAATCTTGTAAATGGATTCGGTTTTAGAAAATCTTCTCCGAGTATTGCTTTTTCTCGCTTTACATGTGGTGTTTCACTAAACATATACGCACGAATGCTAGGTTTTACGAATAATTCAAAGCCTACGTAACAAGCAGATGGATTACCTGATAATCCGAATAATAATTTTCCGTTTAATTGCGCTACAGTCGTGACGCTTCCCGGCCGCATGGCTACTTTATTAAAAAGAACTGATGCGCCTAATTTTCCGTATATCGCTGGCAAATAATCGTAATCTCCTACCGAAACGCCACCAGTTGTAATTAACATATCAACTTCGCTTAACGCTCTTTTCACTGCTTCGTAGCACATATGAAAATCGTCACTAAACTTCCCGAAGTATTTTACTCTTCCACCTGCTCTTCGAATTTGAGACGATATCATATACGTATTACTATTTCGAATTTTCCCAGGTTGTAGTTCTTCATTTACATCGAGAAGCTCACTCCCAGTCGCTAATAGTCCAATGATAGGCTTTTTCGCTACTGGCACTTCGCTATAACCGAATGTAGCAAGCAGAGCTGAAATACCTGGATTAATGTAACAACCTCTTTTTGCGAGAACAGTTCCTTTACGCGCATCTTCACCTTGAAAGGAAATATTGTCCCCTTCTTTAAATGAGCGCCTCACTTCCATATAGCTTTTTCCGATATTCTCATATTGACGATGACGAGTCAGTTCTAGCATGACGACCGCGTTACATCCTTTCGGAATTTGTGCCCCTGTCATAATTCGAACTGCTTGAAACGCTCCTACTTCTTTAGGAAATACGGAACCTGCTCCAATTTCACCGATTACTTCAAATACGATTGGATTTTCACGACTTGCTCGCAAAGTATCTTTTGCCCTAATAGCAAATCCATCATATGGTGAGCGATCGAAGGAAGGAACATCGTGATCAGCTACTAAATCGGCTGCTAATGTACGTCCGTACGCTAATTCAAGTGGTACTAGTTCTTTTACACCACAATTAGCAAATTCCATCACTTTACGAACAGCCTCTTCAACTGTAATTGGCACTCTTCTTTCCATCATTACCAATCCCTTTCTATTACCCTAATAACCGATAGTAAAGTTGTTTTGCTTTTTGAATTTCATTCGTTCCGTGAATAAATACACGCCCATCTTGAAAAATGACGATGCGATAATCTTCTAATTGGCAAGAGAGCAAATACGGATTCCGATCAACTTTTCCGTGGTTCTTTAATACTTTTTCTAACTCGTCAAAATTGTAATGATTATTATGCGCCGGTCTAATTTGAACTGTATTTCTTCCGCATAAAACAGCTGTCTTCGTTTGATTTTCGTATGATAAATAAGGATAAGTTCTATTTGTTCCGCATGAAGGACAGTCTTCTGTTTTGATTTTTCCTAGTTTGATAGAATGATGTTGATTACTCCATATATCAAACATTAAAAATGTTTTTCTAATTGCTTCGTAATCTTCTACTAAAATTTTGAATGCTTCTGCCACTTGGTACGCTGCGACGATTTGAACAGCTGGACTAATAATTCCAACTGTGTCACACGTAGCCCCTGTAACAGGAACACTTTTCAACACGCAATGTAAGCACGGTGTTTTCTTCGGAATAATTGTATAGCTCATGCCATAACTTCCGACACAAGAACCGTAAATCCAAGGGATATTGTGTTTTTGTGATATATCATTGATCACGAACCGAATATCGAAATTATCTGTTGCATCAATAATGACATCGACACCACCTAATAAAGCCTCCATATTATCTACTCTTGCATCCATTACTAGCGCTTGAATTTGTACTTCTGAATTAATTTGTTTGAGACGATTCTGTGCCGCTATTACTTTTGGTAACTTTTCTATCGCATCTTGTTCAGCATAAAGCTGTTGCCGCTGTAAATTACTCCATTCTACGTAATCACGATCAATAATCGTTAATTTCCCGATACCTGCACGTACAAATGACTCTGCACTTGCACTTCCTAATGCACCTGCCCCGACTATTAACACATGCTTATTTCTAATCTTCTCTTGACCTTTACTTCCAATAGGAGTGAACAACTGTTGTCGTGAATACCGCTCTATCATGAAATAGCCTTCCTTTCATCTGAAAATCAACTTCATATACTATTATTTTTTCAACACATCTTTCTCGATAACACTTTGTTTCTGGTAACAAGAAAAATAAGCGAACCCAACAAATCCCGCTCCGCCAATTACATTTCCGATAAAGACAGGCACAAAGTTTTTCGCAAGATCCATCCACGTAAGGTGACCCGCAAAAATCACGGCTGAAATGACAAACATATTTGCTACTACTTGCTGAAATCCAATGACGACAAATGCCATAATCGGAATCCATATTCCAACAATCTTCCCAATTAAATCATTCGTTCCATATGCTAACCAAATTGCAAGGCAAACGAGCCAGTTACAACCAATTGCTAAAATTAACGTTCTCCCGAAAGATTCATGTAACTTATCTTGAGCTATCGCTATCGTCTTATTTAAATACGCACCCTCAGTTAGCCCGCCAAGATGACCGAAACAATACGCTACGAAAAGTGCACCTACAAAGTTAGTTAAAGTAATCCAAGCCCAATTGTTTAACACATGTTTCAATGAAATTTTACGTGCATAAAGTGCCATGGACATTGACATCATATTTCCCGTAATTAATTCTCCTCCTGCTAAAACAACTAGCATAAGTCCAATAGGAAAAACCGCTCCTCCTATAAAATTGACTAAACTTCCCCATTGCTCTGGTACATTACCTAGAACCCGAATATTAAGTAAAAATCCTAACGAAATGAATGCTCCTCCTAAAAAACCAAGAATAAGCATTGCGGATAGCGGTTGCCTTACCTTTTGAACACCGGATTCAATCACAAGCGCCGCGATTTGTTCCGGTTTATGAAATGCCATAACCAATTCCTCCATTTTTCTCAATTAAAAAAAGCAGCTTCAAAAAACCTTAAAAAATTAAGGATTTTTGAATGCTGCTTAATTTCTCTGCATGTCTCTTACAGAAATATCAATCATCATTTTTACTATACGCATAGAAAGTGTACAAAACTTGCACATTTCCCACTATTTACTTTAACAAAGAGAATCTACATTCGTAGTAGTTTCTCAGCCACCGATATGCGACATTTCAATTTTCGGCATTGTTTTTTTATTCGTATTGCTTAACCGTTCATCTGAATAGCGATCTGAACGATTATTCCAAATGTCACGAATAATATCAGTAATTTCCTCATCCGTATATCCAGAGCGAAGTAATTCTTTAAGATCGTTTCCTTTAGAAGCAAACAAACATGTATACAATTTTCCTTCTGCTGAAATACGCGCTCTTGTACATGATGAACAGAACGAATCTGTTACAGATGAAATAATTCCTATTTCTTCCTCACTACCCATATAGCGATAACGGGTCGCAACTTCACCAGGATAGTTCGCTTCAATACGTTCAAGCGGCATAACTTCATTAATCATCTTTAGTATTTCTTGCTTAGAAACTACTTCGCCTAATTCCCAGCCGTTAAAATTTCCGACATCCATATATTCAATGAACCGAAGGATATGCTTATTCTCTTTAAAGTACTCTGCCATCTGAACGATGTCTTGTTCATTTTTCCCTTTTTGAACAACCATGTTCATTTTAATTTTCATTCCAGCTTCCGCTGCAGCCTGTATTCCTGCAAGAACCGTTTTTACTTTACTTCTATTCCCATTTAAATAAGAGAAACGTTCTTCATTTAACGAGTCTAAACTAACTGTCACACGAGATAAACCCGCCTTATATAAATCCGGAGCAAATTTTTTAAGTAATGATCCATTTGTCGTTAAACCGATATCCTCTACTCCGTCAATTTCGTTTAACCGCTGTATGAGTTCAGGTAAATCTTTTCGAAGTAAAGGCTCTCCCCCAGTAATGCGTAACTTTCTTACACCTAAAGAAACGAAAATACGTGTAATCCTTTCAATTTCATCAAAAGATAAAATTTTATCATTAGACAAAAAAGAATAATCACGACCAAATATTTCCTCCGGCATACAATATCGACAGCGAAAATTACAACGATCGGTAACAGAAATACGTAAATCCTTTAAAGGACGATCCAATTTGTCTAATGTAACAGATTTCATATTTATTGCCTCGTTTCTACTTATTTATATTTACAATCCGCTCTGGATGCGTATATACATTTAAAGATTTATTGCGAATGAAGCCTATTGTAGTAATCCCTAACTGCTCTGCTAGCTCTAATGCTAACTCAGTTGGAGCTGATTTTGACAATATTACTTCACAGCCAATTTTCGCAACTTTTAATAGAATTTCAGAAGAGATACGTCCACTAAAAACAATAATTTTATCACCAATCGAAATGTTATTTTTTAAGCAATAGCCGTAAATTTTATCTAAAGCGTTATGTCTTCCTATATCCATGCGGCTTAAAACAATTCCACTCACATCACATAAAGCTGCATTATGAACGCCGCCTGTATGTTGAAACGTAGACGCAGATTGCTGCATATCATTCATTAACCGAAAACAATCCTCGGCAGAGATTTTCACGCGAATATCATTCATTTCTTTCGCAGTCAGCGCATCGTTTGCGAAAACAAACCCTTGCCTACTCATTCCACAGCACGAAGTAATATAACGTTTGTTTTGCATGTCACGATAATAAGGATTGATTTTCGTCGTTTTTACATGGACATAGCCTTCTTTTTCTTGCACCCATATTTCATCAATATCTTCATACTTTCGGATAATGCCTTCAGAGGCTAAAAAGCCAATTACCATGTCTTCAATATACTCTGGAGTACTAACCATTGTAACAAATTCCTGGCCGTTAATTTTAACCGTAACAGGAAACTCTGTTACAATGCTGTCCTCTATATGTTTAAATTCCCCTTGCTCATATTTGAAGATTTCCCGTTCCACCTGAATCGATTTCACGATGAGTATCCTTCTCTCACGTTATATTTTTATCAAAGACAAACACCGAAACTGCAATATCTTCATCTACTTTCATATCAGAAAACAGATGAACTAATTTCGCCCCAACAAGTTCTTCTAAATGTTCACGAGAATTAGCAGCATACACTTCTTGAATCATTTTCGTTCGAGCCATATGAACCATTTCCGCGCCCTCCATAGTTCCCGAAATGAATTTCTCTGTAGGTGTCAAATTCCCATAAAGTGTAGCAATCGCCATATTTTCAGCAAATACAGTATGAATTCGTTCCGGCCCTTTTCCGAATAAATCCTTTCGAAGCTTTCGTATCATATCATTAAATTCATGTACCATTTTTGACATACTCTCATTCCTTCCCAGCTAATCAATATTTACTTTTCAAATATTATTCCATCATAACCATTTTATCAAAATGACCATTTCGTCCAACTATTTAATAATGAGACGAAATGGATCATCTTTTTCAATTATCTCAAGTGCGCAAACAACATATGAAATACTATTATCGTTGCTTATTTATTCTTCTTTTAACCCTTTACCCATGCCTTTTAAGAAATGAAGACCAAATCCGATAGCACGATTAATATCTGGATCCTTCAGTACTTTCATAAGGTCTAATATTCCTACTTTTTTATTACTTTGCAAATGCTGATTTCCTTCATCCATACCTGTTAATACACTACCTATAAGCTTTTTCGTAAGTTCCGGATCAAGTTCTGTTAAAGCTCCTGCAGCGCCCATCATATTGTTAATTAAATTTGTAACTGGTTCACGAGTGACTTGGCCTAGAACAATTTTTGCGATTGGTTCTTTCGCTTTCAGCATAGAATTTGCAGCTTCTAGCATCCCGATGTCATTTAGTTCACCTACTATATTAAACATTTGATTTAAAGCATCTTCATTATTCGCTAAAAGTTCTTTTAAATCTTCGAGTTTTTGTTGTTTGAGTTCTTCCTCAGTTAGCTCCTGCTTCTGGATCGCTTGAATAGGTGCTGCCATACTCTTTTCTCCTCCCTATTTATCCCGCTTTAACGGGCAGTAAGACCCCTACCTCAAAATTCAGCGAAAGCAAAGAAGTTAGGTGGGGGATCAACTGCCCGTAAAAGCCCGATTGGTTCAACTAATAATCAGTGGGGGATGAACACCCCCCCACTGATTAAAGTTTCACTTTATCCGTTAAATGTACGTATCCTGGACGAGCCCACTTGCGATTTACCTCAATGCCGTTTTGAGGGTGACGCTTTTTATTACGCGGGTTCGTTTTTGGCATCGGATTCTCTCCTTCTACTTCTAACACTTCCATACGCACTTTCGTTTGTTTATATGCAGGCGTATTCGTACGTTGATCAACCGCAGGACCTGTTAAGAAATTAATTGCCGTTTCATTATCTGTCGAGTTCATCGGTAAATACAGCTCATTCGCTTTTACACGATCCGTTACAAGTGCACGTAATTTAAGTGCTCCGAATGGAGAAACAAGGCGTACTAACGAACCAGTTTTCACCCCGCGTTCCCTTGCTAACTCTGGAGAAACTTCAACGAAAACACCTGGTACTTTCGATTGAATACCAGTTGATTTATTTGTCATGTTCCCTTCATGGAAATGCTCAAGCATACGACCGTTATTAATGTGAAGATCGTATTCTGCTGGAAATTCAGCAGGACGTACCCAATCAGCTATCGCAAAACGAGCCTTTTTGTCCGGGAAATTAAATCCATCTTTGAATAGAAGCGGCGTATTCGTTCCATCAAAACTTCCCCAGTGGAAACTGTTCCACCCTTCAAGCACTTCATAGTTTGCGTGTGCGAATAGTGGTGATAAACTCGCCATTTCAGCAAAGATTTCACTTGGATGATTATAGTTCCAGTTCGCACCTAACTTATTGGCAATTGCTTGCACGATCCACCAGTCTGGTTTCGCATCTCCTAATGTTGGAAGTACTTGATATAACCTTTGTACACGACGCTCTGTATTTGTAAAAGTACCTTCTTTTTCAAGAGATGGCGCTGCTGGTAATACGACATCAGCGTATTGAGCTGTTTTAGAAAGGAACACATCTTGAACGACAAAGAATTCAAGACTTGATAACACTTCATGTACGTGATTTGCGTTAGAGTCTACAAGAGCCATATCCTCTCCAACAAGGTACATAGCTTTCATTTTCCCTTTATCAATTGCGTGAAGCATTTCAATGTTATTAAGACCTGGTTTGTTATCAATTTTTACTCCGTAAGCTATTTCAAATTTCGCACGTTCTACATCGTCAGTAACGTGCTGATATCCTGGAAGCCAGCCTGGAAGTGTTCCCATATCACAAGCACCTTGTACGTTATTATGACCTCGAAGCGGATATGCACCAGCACCTGGACGGCGATAGTTTCCTGTTGCAAGTAGTAAGTTTGAAATTGCAGCGGAAGTATCTGAACCACCGGTATTTTGCGTTACCCCCATTCCCCAAAGAATACACGTACCATCTGCATCACGAATCATTTCTGCCATTGTAACGAGCGTTTCTTTTGAAATGCCTGTAATCTCTTCTGCGTATTCAAGCGTATATTCCGCGAGACTACCTTTGAAATCATCAAAGAAGTTTACATTTTCATCGATGAACTGCTGATCGTGCCAACCTTGATCAATCATATATTTCGTAACAGCCATTAACCATACTTGGTCCGTTCCTTGCTTTGGACTAACAAAGATATCTGAACGCTCTGCCATTTCAGTTTTACGAAGATCTGCAACAATTAGTTTTTGACCGTGAAGTTTATGCGCACGTTTCACACGAGTCGCTAATACCGGGTGACCTTCTGTTGGATTACAACCGACGATAATAACAAGACCCGATTGCGCGATATCTTTAATCGTCCCTGCATCTCCGCCCATACCAATTGTACGGAACAATCCATCTGTCGCTGGTGATTGACAATAACGTGAGCAGTTATCAACGTTATTCGTTTCGAACACTTGACGCGCTAATTTTTGAATAACATAATTATCTTCATTCGTAATTTTAGAAGAAGAAATAAAGCCGATAGAGCCTTTACCGTACTCTTCTTTAATAGAGCTCAATTTATTTGCCACTACATTAAGCGCTTCTTCCCAAGTTGATTCAACGAACACTCCATTTTTACGAATTAAAGGTTTCGTAAGTCGTTTTTCAGAATTAACGAAATCCCAACCGAATTTTCCTTTTACACAAGTAGAAATTGCATTAACTGGTGCCTCAGAGGTTGGTTGTACCTTTAAAATTTTGCGCCCTTTCGTCCATACTTCAAATGAACAACCTACACCACAAAACGTACAAACTGTTTTCGTCTTCTTCGTACGAGTATCGCGCATCGCAGCTTCTACTTCTGACACAGCGAAAATACCGCTATATCCAGGTTCGACCTCTTTAATAAGATCAACCATAGGTTCCAGAATATCCGGTTTTAACCCTGTCATAAATCCAGCCTCACCGAGCATCGATTTCTCCATTAATGCATTACAAGGACAAATTGTTACACATTGACCGCAGCTTACACATGAAGAATCGTTAATATCTACTCCTTCATCCCAAATAACACGAGGACGCTCTGCCTCCCAATCAATAGATAACGTTTCATTTACTTGTAAGTTTTGACACACTTCTACACATTGACCACACGCGATACATTGATTCGGGTCATAGCGATAAAATGGATGAGACATATCAACTTCGCTTGCATCAACTTTTGGCTCGTAAGGATATTTTTGATGCTCAATTTCCATTAATTCTGCCGTATTATGCAATTTACAATTCCCGTTATTGTTGTCACATACCGTACAGTAAAGTAAATGATTTTCTAGTAAACGGTCCATCGCCTCATGTTGTGCTGCCTTCGCACTAATAGAGGACAACTCGATACTCATACCGTCCGTCACTACTGTAGAACACGATCGCACTAGCTTTCCATTCACTTCTACAATACAAGTATCACACGTTTGAATAGGATCCACTTCCGGCACGTAACAAATTTGTGGATGTTCAATTTCGTTCTCATTAATAATGCCCAGTATAGTTGAACCAGGCTCAGCATTATACTCTTTGCCGTCAATTGTAATATGAACCATGCTGTCATTCATGGTTACTCCCCCTTTTTGAGAATAAAAAAAACTCCACCACGAAAATATACGCACCACATTTTTGGCACGTTATCATCATGGTGGAGTAGTTTATTAGCACATCTTGCTAAAATACCAGTCCATTTATTCATAAATAAAATGATAGATTCATAACAGGTCATATCACGATTCCATCTTTAACACTGTAATTATAGCGTTAAATCCAAAAATACACAATATCAAAATGATAAAAAGGTCACAGCACATAATGCTCTGACCTTTTTACTACCTTTCAGGATTATTCTGAGATGACTTACTTCCCGGTGCAAACCAACCAATTAGTGCAATAGCAACTAATACTCCGTAGAAGATTAAAGTCCAAGTTGTACTGTGCGGGAAATCATGGTCTAAAATACCAATATCCTCGTGGGCAAGTGTAATTACAGCAAGTTTGACGCCGACCCAAGCAACAATTGCATATGCTGTTGTTTCCAGTGCCGGACGTTTCTCAAGTAATTGTACAAACCAAGTTGCTGCAAATTTAATTAAAATAAGTCCGGCGATCCCTCCAAGAAGTACAACTATGAACTGTCCTCCATCCATACCACCGAAATCTTCTAGCGGTGAATCTGGAAGACCGAGGGCAAGAGCGACCGCAGCTAATATTGAATCAATTGCGAAAGCAAGGTCAGCTAATGCAATCTTTCCTACTGTGAACCAGTAGCTTTTACCTGCCGCTTCCTTTTCATTTTCCTCGCGAATATTTTGATTGTTTTTTCCAAATTGTGCCTGAATGACATGCTTTAATCCTAAGTAAAGAAGATAAGCTGCTCCTATCGCCTGTATTTGCCAAACATTTGCAATAAATGAAATGGCAAATAGGGCTGCGAATCGAAAAACAAAGGCCATAATGATTCCGTAATTTATAGCTCTTTTTTTCTCTTCTTCAGGTAAATGCTTGGCTATAACTGCTAGTACAAGGGCATTATCAGCCGATAACAATCCTTCTAATCCGATTAAAATTAGTAATGCCCAGGCATATTCTAGCCATATTGAATCCATCCGCTTCTCTCCTTTCTAAAACTAAAATCAGATAAGGTCTTTGCTCAATAGAATTTCCTATTAAGCGAAATTAAATGCTAAAACTTATGGATAAAACATTTGAACGGTTACTTTGCTGTCCTCTATTTGTTATAATTTCAACAAAAAACAAATCTAGATTGTGGTTTTCTTAGAAAAGGTGACGCGACATTGTGCTTAAAAACTTGATGAATTCATCTTCACTTACAGGTTTACTGTAGTAATAGCCCTGAATTAGATAACATGCATTACGTTGTAACACTGTTAATTGTTCCTTCGTTTCCACCCCTTCTGCGATCACTTTCATGTTTAAAGTATGCGCTAGTGAAATAATGGTATGAATAATTTCATTTCCATCAGTAGAATTTCCGATCCTATTAACAAATTCTCTTGGAATTTTTAAGGTATCAATTGGATACAAAGGGAGATATGCTAATGAAGAATACCCTGTGCCAAAATCGTCAATTGATAAATGTACACCATATGATTTTAATGCTTTTAACTTCGATAAGGTTTCTTTTTCATCTACCATTGCTATTCTCTCTGTTAATTCTAAATCAATCGAACTAGCAGGTACCCCTACTTCTTCTATAGTAGATATGATTGCTTGAACAAAATCTTTCTGTTCAAACTCTATAGCTGATAAATTTATCCCCATTTTTAGATTTGCATAGCCTGCAGAATGCCACTTTTTCAGTTGTCGACACGCTTCCTGTAACGTCCATTTCCCAATTGGAATAATTTGCGACGTTTCTTCCGCGATAGGTATAAAGTCAAAAGGAGAAATAAGTCCCAGTTCTGGATGTTGCCAACGAATTAAAGCCTCTGCACCAATAACCATACCAGTCTTACTGTCAACTTGTGGTTGATATAATAAAAACAACTCATTATTTTCTAATGCCTTCGGTAAATCCTGTTCTAATCGTAATCGTCTTGTTATTTTTTTTGATAATGTCTCGTCATACATGCAAACAGCATTATTACCTTTTTCCTTTGCACTATACATAGCAATATCAGCATGTTGTAAAAGTGTAGTAGTATTTATTCCTCCAAACGGATACACCGCTATTCCTATACTAAGAGATAAATAAAAACTATGTTGATTAACTACAAATGCTTCTTCAGTTATACGAAATAGAGTTTCACACAAATCCAATAGCTGTTGCTCTGTATGGTTATGGACTATGATTGCAAACTCATCTCCCCCTATTCTCGCTAGAGGAATAGCCGGTAACAGACATGTCCTAAAACGCTTAGCAACTTCTTTTAAAACACTGTCACCAATTGAATGTCCCAGTGTATCATTAATAGTCTTAAAACGATTTAAATCTATATACAAGAGTCCAAATTCATCCTGCGTTTTTCGTGCACGCTCAATGGATTTTTCTAATTCTTGTTGGAAGAATATTCGATTTCCAATCTCCGTCACTGTATCATGGAATGCTAGATAGTTTATCTCATCTTGTTGTCTCTTCATTCTCGTAATGTCTTTTACCATTACATAACTCCCAAAAGTTTGTCCTTCTATCATAATAGGAACAATGGTGACGTACCAAAAATGAATGTCCTTCTCATTATTATTTTGCACACGTAATTGTAACGAAGCCGAACTGCATCGTTTCCCTTCCTGTAGAGCTGCTTCCAATTCAAATCTATCTTCGTCTAAAAAAATCGAGAAGCACTCTTTACCTATTAATTCATCACTGTTTTTTCCTAATAACATACTTCCAGCCTGGTTTATATTTAACACAGTACCATTTGAATTAATCGTTAAAATAGGATCTGGATGATACTCATATAATGACTTAAATCTCTCTTGATTTTTGACCAAGTCATTGGATTTTTTTATTAAATCTTCTGTTCTTTGAGATACTTTTTGTTCTAATTGATTATTAAACACTTTTAACATCTCAGTTAAATCTCTGTTTTGCATTCGTACGATAGTATGACGAATCAGCACAAATACAAATGCAATACAATTTCCAGTAATAAGTGTAGCCGAGGAAGTTTGCTCTTTAAGAGTAAAACCAATTAAGACTGCAACTGCAAGATAAGGAAATATGACAAGAAGTTTCTTTCCGAATGTCGGATCAATAATAAAATAATTTCTTCTAGAAGAAGCATTCTTCGGTATAGCAGCAGCAATAGCAATTAATAATAGGAAAACTCTATACAAACACCTTAATAATATAAGTGAACGATCTGACAAATCATCTTGTAAGTAAAAATACAAGTAGTCCGTAATAGCCAATCCAGTTAATACGAGAATAAAAATAAATAATTTACTTTTCGCATTAAAAATAGCTGGTCGAAAGATCAGGCTAATTCCTAGTAAAAGAAGCAATAAATCTATAATCGGAAAAATAAATGAAAGAAAAACATCTCCAATTGATAAGAATAAGATATTTGCAGAAGGTTTATTAAATAGGTACCACTCTAATGTAAAAATAGCAGTAACAACAATACATAAATCACAAAGTAAATACGCCTTTTCCCACTTGTTACATTCCATAATGATTTTATAAAAGAATGCAAAGAGAAAGAAGAATAAGAAAAACAACAAAAACACATCAGAGATATTAAAATTTTGTATTGGTAATTCTACATTAAGTACTTGA
Proteins encoded:
- the fdhF gene encoding formate dehydrogenase subunit alpha gives rise to the protein MNDSMVHITIDGKEYNAEPGSTILGIINENEIEHPQICYVPEVDPIQTCDTCIVEVNGKLVRSCSTVVTDGMSIELSSISAKAAQHEAMDRLLENHLLYCTVCDNNNGNCKLHNTAELMEIEHQKYPYEPKVDASEVDMSHPFYRYDPNQCIACGQCVEVCQNLQVNETLSIDWEAERPRVIWDEGVDINDSSCVSCGQCVTICPCNALMEKSMLGEAGFMTGLKPDILEPMVDLIKEVEPGYSGIFAVSEVEAAMRDTRTKKTKTVCTFCGVGCSFEVWTKGRKILKVQPTSEAPVNAISTCVKGKFGWDFVNSEKRLTKPLIRKNGVFVESTWEEALNVVANKLSSIKEEYGKGSIGFISSSKITNEDNYVIQKLARQVFETNNVDNCSRYCQSPATDGLFRTIGMGGDAGTIKDIAQSGLVIIVGCNPTEGHPVLATRVKRAHKLHGQKLIVADLRKTEMAERSDIFVSPKQGTDQVWLMAVTKYMIDQGWHDQQFIDENVNFFDDFKGSLAEYTLEYAEEITGISKETLVTMAEMIRDADGTCILWGMGVTQNTGGSDTSAAISNLLLATGNYRRPGAGAYPLRGHNNVQGACDMGTLPGWLPGYQHVTDDVERAKFEIAYGVKIDNKPGLNNIEMLHAIDKGKMKAMYLVGEDMALVDSNANHVHEVLSSLEFFVVQDVFLSKTAQYADVVLPAAPSLEKEGTFTNTERRVQRLYQVLPTLGDAKPDWWIVQAIANKLGANWNYNHPSEIFAEMASLSPLFAHANYEVLEGWNSFHWGSFDGTNTPLLFKDGFNFPDKKARFAIADWVRPAEFPAEYDLHINNGRMLEHFHEGNMTNKSTGIQSKVPGVFVEVSPELARERGVKTGSLVRLVSPFGALKLRALVTDRVKANELYLPMNSTDNETAINFLTGPAVDQRTNTPAYKQTKVRMEVLEVEGENPMPKTNPRNKKRHPQNGIEVNRKWARPGYVHLTDKVKL
- a CDS encoding TerC family protein, whose translation is MDSIWLEYAWALLILIGLEGLLSADNALVLAVIAKHLPEEEKKRAINYGIIMAFVFRFAALFAISFIANVWQIQAIGAAYLLYLGLKHVIQAQFGKNNQNIREENEKEAAGKSYWFTVGKIALADLAFAIDSILAAVALALGLPDSPLEDFGGMDGGQFIVVLLGGIAGLILIKFAATWFVQLLEKRPALETTAYAIVAWVGVKLAVITLAHEDIGILDHDFPHSTTWTLIFYGVLVAIALIGWFAPGSKSSQNNPER
- a CDS encoding EAL domain-containing protein, with product MLKHSHLQFILLTIALIFYISFCYIFLFVFPNHYFVSDFNIRLSSLVVETTVFISLLYSILSRKVKLGVFWVCITIAIGCFLIGNFISAFQVLNVELPIQNFNISDVFLLFFLFFFLFAFFYKIIMECNKWEKAYLLCDLCIVVTAIFTLEWYLFNKPSANILFLSIGDVFLSFIFPIIDLLLLLLGISLIFRPAIFNAKSKLFIFILVLTGLAITDYLYFYLQDDLSDRSLILLRCLYRVFLLLIAIAAAIPKNASSRRNYFIIDPTFGKKLLVIFPYLAVAVLIGFTLKEQTSSATLITGNCIAFVFVLIRHTIVRMQNRDLTEMLKVFNNQLEQKVSQRTEDLIKKSNDLVKNQERFKSLYEYHPDPILTINSNGTVLNINQAGSMLLGKNSDELIGKECFSIFLDEDRFELEAALQEGKRCSSASLQLRVQNNNEKDIHFWYVTIVPIMIEGQTFGSYVMVKDITRMKRQQDEINYLAFHDTVTEIGNRIFFQQELEKSIERARKTQDEFGLLYIDLNRFKTINDTLGHSIGDSVLKEVAKRFRTCLLPAIPLARIGGDEFAIIVHNHTEQQLLDLCETLFRITEEAFVVNQHSFYLSLSIGIAVYPFGGINTTTLLQHADIAMYSAKEKGNNAVCMYDETLSKKITRRLRLEQDLPKALENNELFLLYQPQVDSKTGMVIGAEALIRWQHPELGLISPFDFIPIAEETSQIIPIGKWTLQEACRQLKKWHSAGYANLKMGINLSAIEFEQKDFVQAIISTIEEVGVPASSIDLELTERIAMVDEKETLSKLKALKSYGVHLSIDDFGTGYSSLAYLPLYPIDTLKIPREFVNRIGNSTDGNEIIHTIISLAHTLNMKVIAEGVETKEQLTVLQRNACYLIQGYYYSKPVSEDEFIKFLSTMSRHLF